The Maridesulfovibrio hydrothermalis AM13 = DSM 14728 DNA window CATCAATGTACTTGATGCCTTTGCCTTTATAAGGCTCTGGCGGACGTACACGACGAAGCTGGGCTGCGACTTCACCGACAAGTTGCTTATCAACACCGCTGATAACCAATTTGTTGTTGCCCTCAGTGTTGGCGTCAATACCGGCAGGAAGCGCAAAGTTAACAGGATGGGAAAATCCGACGTTCAATACGACGTTTTTACCCTGTACGTTAACTTTATAACCAACACCGATTACTTCCAATGTCTTGGAGAAGCCCTTGGAGACTCCTTCAATGCAGTTGAAAAGAAGAGTTCGGTGAAGGCC harbors:
- the rplF gene encoding 50S ribosomal protein L6, which translates into the protein MSRIGKKPIEIPSGVDVTVGADSVSVKGPKGSISTAVHPMVSYKVADNVVEVMRSGDSRQERAQHGLHRTLLFNCIEGVSKGFSKTLEVIGVGYKVNVQGKNVVLNVGFSHPVNFALPAGIDANTEGNNKLVISGVDKQLVGEVAAQLRRVRPPEPYKGKGIKYIDEQIRRKAGKSGSK